In the genome of Rhizobium rhizogenes, one region contains:
- a CDS encoding F0F1 ATP synthase subunit epsilon: MADSFKFDLVSPERLLVSETVTEVVIPATLGEMTVLANHAPTMTTIKPGLVTVKFASGETHKYVVFGGFADILPTGCTLLAESAVSADDMSPDTLQKRIDAAKAEIEEGNHHHEHLTKLEKHLYELTNLHEVLVAA; this comes from the coding sequence ATGGCTGACAGTTTCAAATTCGATCTCGTTTCCCCGGAGCGTCTGCTCGTTTCCGAAACGGTTACGGAAGTCGTCATCCCGGCTACGCTGGGTGAAATGACCGTTCTGGCCAATCACGCTCCGACGATGACCACGATCAAGCCGGGTCTGGTAACGGTGAAGTTCGCTTCCGGCGAGACGCACAAATATGTCGTCTTCGGCGGTTTTGCAGATATTCTGCCGACCGGCTGCACGCTTCTCGCCGAATCCGCCGTTTCGGCCGATGATATGTCTCCCGATACGCTGCAGAAGCGTATCGATGCGGCCAAGGCCGAAATCGAAGAGGGCAATCATCACCACGAGCACCTGACCAAGCTTGAAAAGCACCTTTATGAACTGACGAACCTGCATGAGGTTCTCGTCGCTGCTTGA